GGTGACCTCGAGCTCGACCGAGGCGGGGAGCTCGATGTAGAGCACGCGGCCGTCGTTGCTGGCCACGATGGCCTCCTGGTTCTCCAGGAGGTAGTTGCTGGCGTCACCGACGACGTCGGGGCTGATCTCGACCTGGTCGTAGGTGCCGGTGTCCATGAAGACGTACGACGTGCCGTCGTTGTAGAGGTACTGCATGGTGCGCTTGTCGACGTTCGCGACGTCGACCTTCACGTCGGCGTTGAAGGTGCGGTCGACGGTCTTGCCGGACTCGACGTTCTTCAGCTTCGAGCGCACGACCGCGCCGCCCTTGCCGGGCTTGTGGTGCTGGAACCAGATGACCTGCCAGAGCTGGCCGTCGAGGTTGAGCACCATGCCGTTCTTCAGGTCGTTCGTCGTCGCCATGCGCGTGGATCAGCCTTCGTGGTCGAGGGGAGGGTCCGGGTCCGTGGGCCGCCTGGGCAGCAGCAGGCGAGTCTAGCGAGCAGGGGTGGTCCGGGCCGAAACCGTGGGCGCGCGGCCCGGCGCGGGTGCACACTGCTCCGGATCGGTACGACGGGGGAACGACGGGGAGGGACACCCATGAAGCGCTTCACCACGCTGGTCGCCGCCACGCTCGCCGCCGCGGCTCTCGCGCTGGCCGGCCCGGCCGCGGAGGCCAAGCCGGCCAAGAAGTTCGCCAACTGCGACGCCATGCACCGGGTCTACCCGCACGGCGTGGGCAAGCCGGGTGCGGTCGACCAGACGTCGGGCACGCCGGTGACGACGTTCAAGCGGAGCGTCCCGCTGTACGTCGCCAACGCGGGCAGCGACCGCGACAAGGACGGGATCGCCTGCGAGGCGCTCTGACTACAGGGCGGCGGCCAGCCGCTCCAGGGCCAGCCGGTAGCCGTCGGTGCCGTGGCCGGCGACGACGTCGACGGCGTACGCCGTGACCACGGAGCGGTGCCGGAACTCCTCAGGGCGCTGCTTCGGGTCGCTGATGTGCACCTCGACGAGCGGGGCGGTGAGCTGCGCGCAGGCGTCGAGCAGCGCGTAGGAGTAGTGGGTCCAGGCGGCGGCGTTGAGCACGACGGGCGTCTGCTCGTCGGCCGCGGTGTTGAGCCAGTCGAGCAGCTCGCCCTCGTGGTTGGTCTGGCGGACCTCGACGTCCAGGCCGACGGCGTGACCCCACTCCACGCACTGGCCAGCCAGCTCGCCGAAGGTGGTGGTGCCGTAGATCTCGGGCTGGCGGCGCCCGAGACGGCCGAGGTTGGGTCCGTTGAGGACCAGGACGCGGGTGCTCACGCCAGGACCTCGTACGCCGCGCGCAGGTGCTCCTCGGACGGCCCGGTCAGGATCCGCGGCTCGGCCAGGGCCTCGAGGACGACGAAGCGCAGGGTGCTGCCGCGGGCCTTCTTGTCCACGCGCATCACGGCGAGCAGGTCGTCGAACGGCGCCTCGTGCCAGCGGGTGGGCAGGCCGAGCGAGGCCAGCACGGCGGCGTGCCGGGCGGCGGTCTCGTCGTCGAGGCTCCCGGCGAGGCGGGCCAGCTCCGCGACGTACACCATGCCCAGGGCCACGGCCTCCCCGTGCCGCACGGTGTAGCCGGTGACCTTCTCGACGGCGTGGGCCAGGGTGTGGCCGTAGTTGAGGACCTCGCGGCCAACCGAGCCGCCGGCGCCGCCGGTCTCGCGCAGGTCGCCGGCGACGACCTCGGCCTTGACGCGCACGGCGCGCTCGACGAGCTCGGCCAGCACGTCGGAGGCGGGGTCGAGCGCCGCGCTCGGGTTTTTCTCGACGAGGGCGAGGATCTCGGGGTCGGCGACGAAGCCGCACTTGACGACCTCGCCCAGACCGCTGACCAGCTCGGCCTCGGGCAGGGTGTCGAGGAAGCCCAGGTCGCACAGCACGCCGGCGGGCTCGTGGAAGGCGCCGACGAGGTTCTTCCCGGCGCCGGTGTCGATGCCGGTCTTGCCGCCCACGGCGGCGTCGACCATGCCGAGCAGGGACGTGGGCAGGTGGACGACCCGGACGCCACGCAGCCAGGTCGCGGCCACGAAGCCGCCCAGGTCGGTGGTGGCGCCTCCCCCGACGGTCACCACGACGTCGGAGCGGGTGAAGCCGGCCGCGCCGAGCCGCTCCCAGCACGAGGTCAGCACGTCGGCGGTCTTGGCCGCCTCCCCGTCCGGCAGCTCGAGGTCGAGGACCTCGAAGCCGTCCAGCGGGACCGTGAGGCCCGGCGCGTGCACCAGCGCGACCCGCTGGGCGCCCTCCAGCAGCGCCGGCAGCCGGTCGCGCACGCCGCGGCCGACCTCGACGTCGTACGGCGCGGCCGTGGCCACGGGGATGGTGGTCACGCCGGGGCCTCCCCGATGGCCGCCGCGATCTCGTCGGCGACCTCGTCGGGCGTGCGGCCGTCGGTGTCGACGACCAGCGTGGCCACCGACTCGTAGACCGGCGCCCGCTCGTCCAGCAGCGCCTTGACCTGGCCGCGCACGTTGCCGAGCAGCAGCGGGCGGGTGCTGCCGAGGCCGACCCGCTTGACCGCGTCGGACAGCCCGACGCGCAGGAAGACCACGGTGTGGCCGGCCAGCAGGTCGCGGGTGGACGGGTCGAGCACCGCTCCCCCGCCCAGGGCCAGCACTCCGTCGTGCGAGGCCAGCGCGTCGGCCACGGCCCGGCGCTCCAGCGCCCGGAAGTGGCCCTCGCCGGAGTCGACGAAGATGTCGGAGATCGAGCGGCCCTCGAGCGCCTCGACGTCGGCGTCGGTGTCGCGGGCCGTGACGGCCCAGCGCTCGGCCAGGAGCGCGCCGACGGTGGTCTTGCCGGCGCCCATCGGGCCGACCAGGACGAGCCGGGGCCTCACTTGAACCGCAGCGTGTCGAGGTAGGACTGGGCGTTGCGCCGGGTCTCGCCGACCGAGTCGCCGCCGAACTTCTCCAGCACGGCGTCGGCCAGGACCAGCGCGACCATGGCCTCGGCCACGATGCCGGCGGCGGGCACGGCGCACACGTCGGAGCGCTGGTGGTGCGCGGTCGCCTCCTCACCGGTGGCCACGTCCACGGTGCGCAGCGCCCGCGGGACGGTGGCGATCGGCTTCATCGCCGCGCGGACCCGCAGCACCTCACCGGTGGTCATGCCGCCCTCGGTGCCGCCGGAGCGGCCCGAGACCCGGCGGATGCCGTCCTCGGTCGGGACGATCTCGTCATGAGCCAGCGAGCCCGGCGTCGCGGCCAGCGCGAAGCCGTCGCCGACCTCGACGCCCTTGATGGCCTGGATGCCCATGAGCGCGCCCGCCAGGCGCGAGTCGAGCCGGCGGTCCCAGTGCACGTGGGAGCCCAGCCCCGGCGGGAGCCCGTGCACCACGACCTCGACCACGCCACCGAGGGTGTCACCGTCCTCGTGGGCCTGGTCGATCCGCTCGACCATCTGCTTGCTCGTGTCGGCGTCCAGGCAGCGGACCGGGTCGGCGTCCAGCCGCTCGACGTCCTCGGGCGCCGGCCAGAGGCCGTCGGGGGCACGGACGCCGCCCAGCTCGATGACGTGGGACACGATCCGGGCGCCGACGGACTGCTCCAGGAAGTTCGAGGCCACCCGGCCCAGCGCGACGCGGGCCGCGGTCTCGCGGGCCGACGCGCGCTCGAGGACCGGTCGGGCCTCGTCGAAGGCGTACTTCTGCATGCCGGCCAGGTCCGCGTGCCCGGGCCGCGGCCGGGTCAGCGGGGCGTTGCGCGCGGAGCCCTCGAGGAGCTCCGGGGCCACCGGGTCGGCCGACATCACGGTCTGCCACTTGGGCCACTCGGTGTTGCCGACCTCGATCGCGACCGGGCCGCCCTGGGTCTCGCCGTGGCGCACGCCGCCGACGAGGGTGACCTCGTCCTGCTCGAACTTCATCCGGGCGCCGCGGCCGTAGCCCAGCCGGCGACGGGCCAGCGCCTCGCGCACGTCGTCGGAGGTCAGCCGGACGTGGGCCGGGAGCCCCTCGAGGATGGCCACCAGGGACGGGCCGTGGGACTCACCCGCGGTCAGCCAGCGCAACGTCACGGGAGGAAGTCTCTCAGCCGTACAGCGCGTCCAGCACAGGCTGTCCGAGGACGACCCCCAGCAGGGCCCCCAGCAGCATGAAGGGACCGAACGGGTAGTCGCGCCGGCGGCGCACCACCGACAGCAGCCCGCCGAGGAGCCCGCCGAGCAGGACCCCGGCCCAGATGGCCACGACCAGCTCCGCCCAGCCGACCCAGCCCAGGGCCAGCCCGAGCACCCCGGCGAGCCGCACGTCGCCGTACCCCAGCCCGCTGGGGTAGATGAACCACAGCAGGAAGAACCCGCCCCCGTAGGCCAGCCAGCCGAGGCCGGTGCGCTCCAGGTCGCCCACGTCCGCGCCCGAGGCGAAGAAGGCCACGACCACGGCCACCAGGGTCACGGCGTACGCCGGCGCGATCAGCCGGGTGGGCAGCAGCCGGGTGCGCCAGTCGATGACCGCCAGCGCCACGCCGACCGGCACCAGCGGCAGCAGCACGACCAGGTCGGCGTCCCACCCGGTGACCAGGCCGATCGCGGCCGCGGCGACGCCCGAGGCCACCGCGGCCTGCCAGGCCAGCCCGGGGCGGGCCGCGATCGCGGCGTAGGCCTCCTTGGGCTCCTCGGGCGGCCCCTCGTCCAGGGGCGTGGTGTCGTCCTCGCCCTTGTCGGGCTCCTCCGGCTCGCCCAGCTCGGGCTCGGGCACGCGGGCGATGAGGGTCGGCACGAACCCGCCCGCGGCCACGCCGGCCAGGCCGGTGACCAGCGCGGTGACGGGCTCGGGCGTCACCGCCCGGACCGTGCGGACAGCTCGCCCTCGGCGGCCTCGCGCATCGCGTCGACGGGGACGTCGTCGCGACCCGTCATGGCCCGGAGCTGGTCGGCGGCCTGGGCCAGCAGCAGGTCGAGCCCGTTGATGACAGTGCGGCCGCCGCGCTGCGCGGCCGCCGCCAGCGGCGAGGGCCACGGCTCGTAGATGACCTCGAAGACCAGCGGCAGGTCGGCCGTCGCGGCGAGCAGGTCGGGGGTCTGCACCGAGGCCGGCACCGTGGAGACCAGCACGTCGCCGGACAGCCCGGTCACCCCGGCCAGCTCGACCACCTCCACCTGCGGCCGGGACGGGTGCCCGACCACGGCGTGCACGGTCTCACCGGCGCGGGCCGGGTCGCGGACCGCGAGCGTGGCGTGGCGCATCCCGCGCTCGGCGAGGGCCAGCAGGACCGAGGTGGCGGTCGCGCCGCCGCCGAGGACGACCGCGCGCTCGACCGCACCGTCGTGCGCCTCCAGCACCGCCATCGCGCCGGTCACGTCGGTGTTGAGCCCGCGCCGGGTGCCGTCCTCCTCCAGGAGCAGGGTGTTGCAGACGCCGGTGGCGTCCACCCACGGGTCGTGCGAGGTCAGCAGCGGCACCGCCTCGCGCTTGAGCGGCGCGGTGAGCGAGAGCCCGCGCCACCGGCCCGGGTCGAGGTCGTCGACGAACCCGGCCAGGTGGCCGGCGGCGACGAGGACGGCGTCGTACTCCCAGCCCTCCAGCCCGAGCGCGTCGTAGGCCGTGTTGTGGATGACCGGGGACAGCGAGTGCTGGATCGGGTCCCCGAGGACCGCACACCTCATGGGGCTCCTCCTGGTGGTGGGTCTAGCAGCGGTCGGACTGGGTGTCGCAGTACTCGTCGAGCTCGGCCCGCAGCGCCGCGAACTCCTCCGGGGTGGTGGCGAACTTCGTCTCCCCGGTAGCCAGGTTGACCGTCACGTAGTAGAACCACGGGCCGTCGGCCGGGTTGAGCGCCGCCTCGATGGCCGCCTGGCCGGGCGCCTCGATCGGCCCGGGCGGGAGCCCCTTGTGCTTGTAGGTGTTGTACGGCGAGTCGGCCACGGAGTCGATCTCGTCCTGGGTGAGCCGGGCGATGCCGGGCTTGCCGAGGGCGTAGTTGACGGTGGCGTCGATCTGCAGGAAGCCGGCCGACGGGTTGGGGTCGATCTCGAGCCGGTTGTAGATGACCCGGGCGATCTTGGCCGTGTAGTCCCCGCGGCCCTCCGCCTCCAGCATCGAGGCGATGGTCATCATCTGCTGCGGGCTGTAGCCGAGCTCCTGCGCCTTGGCCTCCAGGTCGGTGTCGGCCGCCGCCTGCTTCCACCGGTCGACCATGTCGCGCAGCATGTCGACGGGCTGCTCGTCGGGGCCGAAGGAGTAGGTCGCCGGGAACAGGTAGCCCTCGGCGCTGCCGCCGGCGTAGTCGGGCAGGCCCAGCGACGGGTCCTTGAGCGCCTTCTCGAACTGCGCCTTCTTGAAGTCGGTCTTGTCGGTCAGCACGTCGATGATCTGGCCGACCTGCAGCCCCTCGGGGATGGTCACGGCGTTGGTGACGATGTTGCTCGGGTCGACCAGCACGTCGACGACGTCGGAGGCCTTCATCTGCTTCTGCAGCGGGTAGGCGCCGGCCTGGATGGCGTCGGTGCCCGGCGCGCCGGCCGCGGCGTCCAGGAAGGCGTCGACCGAGGCCACGATGTCCTGGGCCTTGAGGTTGCGGGCCATCACCGAGACGGTGTCGCCGGGCTTGACCTCGAAGGTGACGTCCTCGCCGCCCGGGCCGGGGTAGTCCTCGGCCGAGCTGAACTGGTCCTTGATCTTGTCGATCCCGGTCGTGACGCCCCAGTACGCCGCGCCGGCCAGCAGGGCCAGCACGACCAGCGCGATGAGGCAGCCCGGTCCGCGACGGCGCTGGCGCGGTGCGCGACGGCTGCCCGCGGGCCGCGGCTCCTGGTCGCCGAGGAGGCTGTCCATGTCGGTCATGGTGGTCAGGTCTCCTCGATGGTCTCGCCCGGCGGGCTGCCGCTGGCGCGTTCGGTGTCCAGCACGTGCTGGAGGATCACGACGGCGGCGGCCTGGTCGACCACCGCGCGGCGCTTGGCCCCCGAGCGCCCTCGGTCGCGCAGCATAGCCTCCGCGCTCACCGTGGTGAGCCGCTCGTCGGCCAGCCGCACGGGCACCGGCGCCACGCGTCGGGCCAGCTGCGCGGCCCACGCGCGCACCTTGGCGGCCGCCGGGCCCTCGCCGCCGGCCAGCGAGCGCGGGAGCCCGACGACGACCTCCAGCACCCGCTCGGGGTCGCCGTCCTGCTCCTCGCGCAGCAGCTCGACGAGCCGGTCCAGGTCGCCGCGACCACGCTTGACGGTCTCCACCGGGGTGGCGAGCAGGCCGGACGGGTCGCTGCGGGCCACCCCGATCCTGGCGTCACCCGGGTCGAGGCCGATGCGGACGCCGCTACGCAACCGTCCCGACCTCGGCGCGGACCGCGGCCAGCGCCTCGTCGATGCGGGACACGTCGGTGCCGCCGCCCTGCGCGACGTCGTCCTTGCCGCCGCCCTTGCCGCCGACCAGCGGACCGACCACCCGGACCAGCGCGTTGGCGCTCAGCCCGCGGGCGCGCGCCTCGTCGTTGGTGGCCGCGACGACGGAGACCTTGCCGTCGGCCTCACCGATGACCACGACCACGCCGGGCTGGCCCTGGGGCAGCCGCCCGCGCACGTCGAGCGCGAGCGTGCGGGTGTCGCCGCCGGACGCGCCGGGCGCCGACGTGGCGACCAGGGCCACGCCGCCGACCTGCTCGGCACCGGCCGCGAGCTCACCGGCGCGCGCGAGCAGCTGGCCGACGCGGACCTTCTCGAGCTCCTTCTCGGCCGCGCGCAGCTTCTCGACGATGTCGTGGACCCGCTCGGGCAGCTCCTCGGGACGCGCCTTGAGCGTCTCGGAGAGCTGGTTGACCAGCACGTGCTCGCGGGCCAGGAAGCGGTAGGCGTCGGAGCCCACCAGGGCCTCGACCCGGCGCACGCCGGAGCCGATGGAGGACTCGCCCAGCAGCTTGACCACGCCGAGCTTGCCGGAGCTGCCCGCGTGGGTGCCGCCGCACAGCTCACGCGCCCAGTCGCCGACGGACACGACGCGCACCTGGTCGCCGTACTTCTCACCGAACAGCGCCATCGCGCCGGAGCGCACGGCCTCGGCCTGGCTCATGATCTCGGCGTGGACCTGGAGGTCGTCCAGGATCACGTCGTTGACCCGCGCCTCGACATCGGCCATCACCGACGCCGGGACCGAGCCCGCGGCGGAGAAGTCGAAGCGGAAGCGGCCGGGCGCGTTCTCCGAGCCGGCCTGGGTCGCGGTCTCGCCGAGCGCCTCGCGGAAGGCCTTGTGCACCATGTGCGTCGCGGTGTGCGCGCGCGAGATGGACAGGCGGCGCTGCAGGTCGACCAGTGAGTGCGCCTCGAGGCCGGGCGTGACCTCGCCATTGAGCACGGTCGCCTTGTGCACGATCAGCCCGGTGATCGGCGACTGGACGTCCTCGACCCGCAGCCGCGCGCCGTTGGACAGCTCGATGACGCCCTGGTCGGCGAGCTGGCCGCCGCCCTCGGCGTAGAACGGGGTGCGGTCGAGGACCAGCTCCACCTCGTCGCCCTCGGCGGCGCTCTCGACCACCCCGTCCGCGGTCACGATCCCGGCCACCCGGCCGTCGGTGACGGTCTCGGAGTAGCCGGTGAAGTCGACCGGCGCACCCATCGCGTCCGCGACCGTGCGGTACGCCGTACCGTCGCGGTAGGCGCCCTTCTTGGCGCGCGCGTCGGCCTTGGCCCGTTCGCGCTGCTCCTGCATGAGCCGGCGGAAGCCGACCTCGTCGACGTCGAGGCCCTGCTCGGAGGCCATCTCCAGGGTCAGGTCGATGGGGAAGCCGTAGGTGTCGTGCAGCGCGAACGCGCGGTCCGCGGACAGCTCGTGGCCGCCGGACTGCTTCACCTGCGCGGTCGCGGTGTCGAAGATCGCCGTGCCAGCGCGCAGGGTGGAGCGGAACGCCTCCTCCTCGGCGTAGGCCACGGTGGCGATCCGGTCCCAGTCGTGGTGCAGCGCGTCGTAGGTCTCGCCCATCTTGTCCCGGCTGACCGGCAGCAGCTCGGGCAGCACCGGGTCCTCGCAGCCCAGCAGCCGCATCGAGCGGATCGCGCGGCGCATCAGGCGGCGCAGGACGTAGCCGCGGCCCTCGTTGCCGGGCGTGACGCCGTCACCGATGAGCATGAGCGTGCTGCGCACGTGGTCGGCCACGACCCGGAAGCGGACGTCGTCGCCGTGGTCGGCGCCGTAGCGGCGGCCGGTGATCTCCTGGGCCTTCTCGATGACCGGGAACATCACGTCGATCTCGTACATGTTGTCGACGCCCTGGAGCAGGAACGCGACGCGCTCCAGCCCCATGCCGGTGTCGATGTTCTGCTTGGGCAGCGAGCCCGCGATGTCGAAGTCGTCCTTGGAGCGCACCGCGCTGAGCTCGTCCTGCATGAAGACGAGGTTCCAGATCTCCAGCAGCCGGTCCTCGAGCTTGGTCGGCATGTCCGGACCGAGGTCGGAGACCTCGAAGTCCGGGCCGTGCTCGGGGCCGCGGTCGTAGAGGATCTCCGAGCAGGGGCCACCCGGCCCCGGGATCCCCATCGACCAGTAGTTCTCCTTCTTCCCGAGCTTGAGGATCCGGTCCTGGGGCAGCCCCGTGACCTTCATCCACAGCTGCAGCGCCTCGGCGTCGTCGACGTAGACGCTCGGGTAGAGCCGGCTCTCCTCGAGGCCCCAGCCGCCCTGCTCGCGCGGCTTGGTGACCAGGTCCCAGGCCAGCTCGATGGCGCCCTGCTTGAAGTAGTCGCCGAACGAGAAGTTGCCGCACATCTCGAAGAACGTGCCGTGCCGCGTGGTCTTGCCGACGTCCTCGATGTCCGGGGTGCGGATGCACTTCTGCACGCTGGTCGCGCGCGGGTACGGCGGCGTCTCCTGGCCGAGGAAGAACGGCTTGAACGGCACCATCCCCGCGTTGACGAACAGCAGGGTCGGGTCGTCGAGCAGGAGCGAGGCCGAGGGCACGGCCGTGTGGGCGCCCACCTGCCCTCCCCGCTCGAAGTGCGCGATGAAGTCCCGCCGGATGCTCGCGCTGCTCACGTCGCTCACGTTGCTCGCGTCGCTCGTGGTGGAGTCCATCAGCCCCTGCCCTCCTGTTCTGGTGTCGGTCCTGCGGTCAGCTCTGGTCTTCCATGAGGCGTGAGCGAGAGGCGCTCGCGCAACTGCGTTTCGGCCTCGGCCTTGCCCTGGGCCACCTCGTCGCGGAACATGCGCGCGCCCACGGCCAGGCCGTTGAGCCGGTCCTGGACGCCGTCGACGGTGAACGCCTCGGCCACCCGGCGGCCACGGACCATCGCGTAGACCGCCGCCCCGGCTCCGGCGACGAACCAGAGCCCCCGGTTCATGCGGCGGTGCCCTCCCGCTGGCGAGCGGCCCACTCGCGGCGGAAGTCGCGCAGGTCCGCGCGGCGCTGCTTGCGCGAGCGCTTGACCTCCTGGCGCACGTGGAAGCGGATCCGGTTGCGGGTCTCGGGCGCGAGCGCGCGGCGTACGCCGTGCAGCAGCGACGCCGTCTGCACGACGGTCTCCTTGAGCAGCAGGTCGGCGAAGACCGGGGCCGGCACCGTGGGCGCCGGCGCGACCGGCTCCTCGGGCTCGCCGACCCGGGTGATCACGAACTGCGGCTGGGGCGCGGGGACCGGCTCGGCCGGCGCCGCCGGGGCCGCCGGCTCGGCCAGGGACCGCTCCAGGGTGCTCCTCAGGGTCCGCTCGAGCCCGCGCACCCGCCAGGCGAGCGCACCGACGAGCACGGCCAGCAGGCCGGTCGCGACGAGCAGCACCCAGACCATGGGAACCGACCCTACCTGCCGCGGATGATGCGGCGGACCCGCGCCCAGCGCTCCTTGATCGCCGCCTCGGCGCCGAGCTCGGTGGGCCGGTAGTACTCCGCGTCGGCGACCACGTCGGGGAGGTACTGCTGCTCGGCGATGCCGTACGGCGCGTCGTGGCTGTAGGTGTAGCTCGTGCCGTGGCCGACCTTCTTGGCGCCGTCGTAGTGCGCGTCGCGCAGGTGCGGCGGGACCGAGCCGATCCGGCCCGCGCGCACGTCGGCCTGGGCCGCACCGATCGCGGTGGTGACGGCATTGGACTTGGGGGCGACGGCCAGTGCGATGGTGGCCTGGGCCAGGTTGAGCCGCGCCTCGGGCATGCCGATGAGCTGCACGGCCTGGGCGGCGGCCACGGCCGTGGTCAGGGCGGTCGGGTCGGCCAGCCCGATGTCCTCGCTGGCCAGGATGACCAGGCGGCGGGCGATGAAGCGCGGGTCCTCTCCCGCCTCCATCATCCGGGCCAGGTAGTGCAGGGCCGCGTCGGCGTCGGAGCCGCGCACCGACTTGATGAAGGCGCTGGTCACGTCGTAGTGCTGGTCGCCCTGCCGGTCGTAGCGGACCGCGGCCTGGTCCACCGCGGTCTCGGCGGTGGCCAGGTCGATGGTCGTGCTGCCGCGAGCGGCCGCGGCGCCGGCGGCCGCCTCCAGGTAGGTCAGCGACCGCCGCGCGTCACCTCCGGCCAGCCGGACCAGGTGGTCGAGCGCCTCCGGCTCCGCGACGTACTCCCCCGCCAGCCCGCGCTCGTCCGCCAGCGC
This genomic window from Nocardioides anomalus contains:
- the efp gene encoding elongation factor P gives rise to the protein MATTNDLKNGMVLNLDGQLWQVIWFQHHKPGKGGAVVRSKLKNVESGKTVDRTFNADVKVDVANVDKRTMQYLYNDGTSYVFMDTGTYDQVEISPDVVGDASNYLLENQEAIVASNDGRVLYIELPASVELEVTYTEPGLQGDRSTGGTKPATVETGATVNVPLFITTGERIKVDTRDGSYLGRVSS
- a CDS encoding excalibur calcium-binding domain-containing protein, with the protein product MKRFTTLVAATLAAAALALAGPAAEAKPAKKFANCDAMHRVYPHGVGKPGAVDQTSGTPVTTFKRSVPLYVANAGSDRDKDGIACEAL
- a CDS encoding type II 3-dehydroquinate dehydratase; this encodes MSTRVLVLNGPNLGRLGRRQPEIYGTTTFGELAGQCVEWGHAVGLDVEVRQTNHEGELLDWLNTAADEQTPVVLNAAAWTHYSYALLDACAQLTAPLVEVHISDPKQRPEEFRHRSVVTAYAVDVVAGHGTDGYRLALERLAAAL
- the aroB gene encoding 3-dehydroquinate synthase yields the protein MTTIPVATAAPYDVEVGRGVRDRLPALLEGAQRVALVHAPGLTVPLDGFEVLDLELPDGEAAKTADVLTSCWERLGAAGFTRSDVVVTVGGGATTDLGGFVAATWLRGVRVVHLPTSLLGMVDAAVGGKTGIDTGAGKNLVGAFHEPAGVLCDLGFLDTLPEAELVSGLGEVVKCGFVADPEILALVEKNPSAALDPASDVLAELVERAVRVKAEVVAGDLRETGGAGGSVGREVLNYGHTLAHAVEKVTGYTVRHGEAVALGMVYVAELARLAGSLDDETAARHAAVLASLGLPTRWHEAPFDDLLAVMRVDKKARGSTLRFVVLEALAEPRILTGPSEEHLRAAYEVLA
- a CDS encoding shikimate kinase, whose protein sequence is MRPRLVLVGPMGAGKTTVGALLAERWAVTARDTDADVEALEGRSISDIFVDSGEGHFRALERRAVADALASHDGVLALGGGAVLDPSTRDLLAGHTVVFLRVGLSDAVKRVGLGSTRPLLLGNVRGQVKALLDERAPVYESVATLVVDTDGRTPDEVADEIAAAIGEAPA
- the aroC gene encoding chorismate synthase → MTLRWLTAGESHGPSLVAILEGLPAHVRLTSDDVREALARRRLGYGRGARMKFEQDEVTLVGGVRHGETQGGPVAIEVGNTEWPKWQTVMSADPVAPELLEGSARNAPLTRPRPGHADLAGMQKYAFDEARPVLERASARETAARVALGRVASNFLEQSVGARIVSHVIELGGVRAPDGLWPAPEDVERLDADPVRCLDADTSKQMVERIDQAHEDGDTLGGVVEVVVHGLPPGLGSHVHWDRRLDSRLAGALMGIQAIKGVEVGDGFALAATPGSLAHDEIVPTEDGIRRVSGRSGGTEGGMTTGEVLRVRAAMKPIATVPRALRTVDVATGEEATAHHQRSDVCAVPAAGIVAEAMVALVLADAVLEKFGGDSVGETRRNAQSYLDTLRFK
- a CDS encoding prepilin peptidase, producing MTPEPVTALVTGLAGVAAGGFVPTLIARVPEPELGEPEEPDKGEDDTTPLDEGPPEEPKEAYAAIAARPGLAWQAAVASGVAAAAIGLVTGWDADLVVLLPLVPVGVALAVIDWRTRLLPTRLIAPAYAVTLVAVVVAFFASGADVGDLERTGLGWLAYGGGFFLLWFIYPSGLGYGDVRLAGVLGLALGWVGWAELVVAIWAGVLLGGLLGGLLSVVRRRRDYPFGPFMLLGALLGVVLGQPVLDALYG
- a CDS encoding shikimate dehydrogenase, whose amino-acid sequence is MRCAVLGDPIQHSLSPVIHNTAYDALGLEGWEYDAVLVAAGHLAGFVDDLDPGRWRGLSLTAPLKREAVPLLTSHDPWVDATGVCNTLLLEEDGTRRGLNTDVTGAMAVLEAHDGAVERAVVLGGGATATSVLLALAERGMRHATLAVRDPARAGETVHAVVGHPSRPQVEVVELAGVTGLSGDVLVSTVPASVQTPDLLAATADLPLVFEVIYEPWPSPLAAAAQRGGRTVINGLDLLLAQAADQLRAMTGRDDVPVDAMREAAEGELSARSGR
- the mltG gene encoding endolytic transglycosylase MltG, with product MDSLLGDQEPRPAGSRRAPRQRRRGPGCLIALVVLALLAGAAYWGVTTGIDKIKDQFSSAEDYPGPGGEDVTFEVKPGDTVSVMARNLKAQDIVASVDAFLDAAAGAPGTDAIQAGAYPLQKQMKASDVVDVLVDPSNIVTNAVTIPEGLQVGQIIDVLTDKTDFKKAQFEKALKDPSLGLPDYAGGSAEGYLFPATYSFGPDEQPVDMLRDMVDRWKQAAADTDLEAKAQELGYSPQQMMTIASMLEAEGRGDYTAKIARVIYNRLEIDPNPSAGFLQIDATVNYALGKPGIARLTQDEIDSVADSPYNTYKHKGLPPGPIEAPGQAAIEAALNPADGPWFYYVTVNLATGETKFATTPEEFAALRAELDEYCDTQSDRC
- the ruvX gene encoding Holliday junction resolvase RuvX → MRSGVRIGLDPGDARIGVARSDPSGLLATPVETVKRGRGDLDRLVELLREEQDGDPERVLEVVVGLPRSLAGGEGPAAAKVRAWAAQLARRVAPVPVRLADERLTTVSAEAMLRDRGRSGAKRRAVVDQAAAVVILQHVLDTERASGSPPGETIEET
- the alaS gene encoding alanine--tRNA ligase, which translates into the protein MSSASIRRDFIAHFERGGQVGAHTAVPSASLLLDDPTLLFVNAGMVPFKPFFLGQETPPYPRATSVQKCIRTPDIEDVGKTTRHGTFFEMCGNFSFGDYFKQGAIELAWDLVTKPREQGGWGLEESRLYPSVYVDDAEALQLWMKVTGLPQDRILKLGKKENYWSMGIPGPGGPCSEILYDRGPEHGPDFEVSDLGPDMPTKLEDRLLEIWNLVFMQDELSAVRSKDDFDIAGSLPKQNIDTGMGLERVAFLLQGVDNMYEIDVMFPVIEKAQEITGRRYGADHGDDVRFRVVADHVRSTLMLIGDGVTPGNEGRGYVLRRLMRRAIRSMRLLGCEDPVLPELLPVSRDKMGETYDALHHDWDRIATVAYAEEEAFRSTLRAGTAIFDTATAQVKQSGGHELSADRAFALHDTYGFPIDLTLEMASEQGLDVDEVGFRRLMQEQRERAKADARAKKGAYRDGTAYRTVADAMGAPVDFTGYSETVTDGRVAGIVTADGVVESAAEGDEVELVLDRTPFYAEGGGQLADQGVIELSNGARLRVEDVQSPITGLIVHKATVLNGEVTPGLEAHSLVDLQRRLSISRAHTATHMVHKAFREALGETATQAGSENAPGRFRFDFSAAGSVPASVMADVEARVNDVILDDLQVHAEIMSQAEAVRSGAMALFGEKYGDQVRVVSVGDWARELCGGTHAGSSGKLGVVKLLGESSIGSGVRRVEALVGSDAYRFLAREHVLVNQLSETLKARPEELPERVHDIVEKLRAAEKELEKVRVGQLLARAGELAAGAEQVGGVALVATSAPGASGGDTRTLALDVRGRLPQGQPGVVVVIGEADGKVSVVAATNDEARARGLSANALVRVVGPLVGGKGGGKDDVAQGGGTDVSRIDEALAAVRAEVGTVA
- a CDS encoding DUF6167 family protein; the protein is MNRGLWFVAGAGAAVYAMVRGRRVAEAFTVDGVQDRLNGLAVGARMFRDEVAQGKAEAETQLRERLSLTPHGRPELTAGPTPEQEGRG